The Sphingobium sp. RAC03 genome includes the window TCGGTATTGGAGACGATGCCGTTCGAGGCGGCTACTCCTGCCAATCCATCAATGGCAAGATGATCCGAGAAAGCATCTTTCAGAACGGACAGGGTGGCGCGTCTCACTCCCTCCAGACCAATGACGTTTTAGTCGGTCAACAGGGCGGCGGCGTGGTTTGGTCACCGGATTTCGTAGTCCGTTACATGAGAGAAAATAGCGTCGAACCCACCCTTCGCTACCTCGATTGTCTTCACGTCACCACGATGGTCGTTGAGAACAGCTTGGCAACAATCAACACGACTTCCCTCAAATATGGAATGATGACGGGGCGTGACGATGTAATGCTTTACGACATGGAGGGACGTAAGGAGGAACCCTGAACATTTACAGGTGGCGGGCCGCATCCATGCGCTGATGCAGGATACGGATAACGGCGATGCCGTAGCTGGTCAGCCGAAAATAGATGACATGCTGCTCGACGCCCCGCCGCCGATAACCGGGCCGGATATTGGCGCAGCCCTGCGCCTGCTGCGGCGCTTCGGCCAGATTGGCGCAAGCGGCTTCGATGAGGTCGGTGTAGCGCATCGCCTGGGACAAATCCCAATGCGCCACGGTGTAGTCGAATATCGTGTCGAGGTCGCGCTGCGCTCTCGGACTAAGCCGGTATTCAGCCATGCTGCTCGGCTTTGCGCCGCTTGAACGCAGCGAAATCGAACAGCTCCGGCTCCCCACTCTGCTCACCCTCGATCAGCGCCTGACGAATACTCTCGATCTCGAGTCCGCGCTCCTGCTCACGCCGGATGAGGTCGCGGATCGCCTCGCTGTCGTTGGTGTAGCTGCCTGCGTCGATCTGGGCGGCAATCCATGAATTTTGCTGTTCGGTTAGGGTAATGGTCTTGCGCACGGTCGCCATATTAGCCTCCATGAATCATACTATTGGTGCGTTTTAGCATACGCTATGATGCTTTCAAAGCTGCTACCGCCCGAACCCGATAGCCGGCCCATCGCGGTCATGCCCGCGCTGGCGTTGTCGCTGTCGATCGCGCTCGTCCTGACCATGATCGAGCGCCGGCGTCTGTTCTCGCCGGGGTGACTGGTCGAGCGCCGGTAGCGCATCGAACCCGTCGCCGGCACTAGTCTGCAACCCCGCCCGCATCGTCCGCGCCGCGCCCTGCACCAGGCTCGCCATGCCATGCGCCGCCAGCTCGGCTTGGTCGCGCACCCGCTGCCCCATCTCCTGCAGCCACTCCCGCCCGCGCTCGAGATAGACCCCCAGCCCGCGCTTCTCCTCGATCGCCTCGTTCATCTGCCCGCGCGGAGTGACAGCGTGCGGCTCCTCGCCGGCCGCGATCTGCTCGCGCTCGGCGCGACGCTCGATCGCGGCTGACGCATGGCCCATCTTCACGGTCGGCTCCATCTCGACGCCCTGACGGGCATAGCTGCGATGATCGACCCGCTCGGCAACCTGCGCCAGTTCTAGCGCATCGTTGACCTGCGCCGCCCAGCTCGCCCGGATCTCCTCCACCTCGATCGACGCTGACGATCGCACGTCGAGCTGG containing:
- the mobQ gene encoding MobQ family relaxase, which codes for MAIYHLAVKSVSRSTGRSAVAAVAYRAGVCLENERDGLVHDYTRRGGVEDTFIVAPEGAEWAQDRSALWNAAEAAEKRKDAKVAREYELALPAELDAGQRRDLVRAFAEDIRDRYGVAVDAAIHAPHDYGDDRNHHAHVMTTTRMVDAQGLGAKTRQLDVRSSASIEVEEIRASWAAQVNDALELAQVAERVDHRSYARQGVEMEPTVKMGHASAAIERRAEREQIAAGEEPHAVTPRGQMNEAIEEKRGLGVYLERGREWLQEMGQRVRDQAELAAHGMASLVQGAARTMRAGLQTSAGDGFDALPALDQSPRREQTPALDHGQDERDRQRQRQRGHDRDGPAIGFGR
- a CDS encoding type II toxin-antitoxin system RelE/ParE family toxin; translated protein: MAEYRLSPRAQRDLDTIFDYTVAHWDLSQAMRYTDLIEAACANLAEAPQQAQGCANIRPGYRRRGVEQHVIYFRLTSYGIAVIRILHQRMDAARHL
- a CDS encoding type II toxin-antitoxin system ParD family antitoxin, which produces MATVRKTITLTEQQNSWIAAQIDAGSYTNDSEAIRDLIRREQERGLEIESIRQALIEGEQSGEPELFDFAAFKRRKAEQHG